GCGTCCAGCGACTGGTGTATTTCCCTCGTCTCCTTATGATAAGTTAACATCGTATCACCTCGCGTTCTTCGTGTTTTCTTTATCTTCTAGGGATTCAAGGGAAGTTCGATTAAAATCGCTACATCACGTAGCCATAGAACCAACCCCCGTCCTTTGGGCAGCAGTTTGTACGTCGGTAGCAGGACGCTTGCGCTTTTGTTTTTACAATATATTAGAAAAGATTAACAACAGAAATGTCCAAAAAAGCTTTGATTTGTTTATGGGTTTTGTGTACAATTTTAAATGAGTTTGAGTTTGTGAAAAGGTGAATTTGTGGAAACTCTGTCTAGCATTACTGGTAATCTAGTAATCATTTTTGCAAGCTCTTTGTAGAAAATTTCATTTTTTTTACATTGGTTACTTTTCCTCACATCTGCATTGACAATAGAATACCCCTATTGTATGCTAATTTAGTGTGGAATGATAAGGTTTTCATAATTCGACATTTTTTCAGAAATCTATGAAAACTCGATTGGAGCGGTTTTCGTGGCAGCTGATCAAAATCCTTTTAAAGCAATGGCATTAACGAGTGGCATTCTGTCACAATTAGCCGGTTGTACATTAGTAGGAATTTTTTTTGGGCGTTGGCTCGATAACCACTTTACCACATCACCACTATTTTTAATCCTAGGTTTATTTGCAGGATTAGCCGCAGGTACATACGGAACCATTCATTTGGTGCGGAAATACACAGGAGAAGATTGACATGCCAGAACAATTCCAGACCATGATGACTCGCCAAAGAAAATGGATGCTATACCTTCTCGCTTTACTAGTACTGGGATGGGGGTTTTTACCGTATCAACACATTTTCCTCGGACTGATTCTAGGAGCATTATTTAGCTTTTTCAACCTCTGGCTCATGCACCGAAAAGTTAACCACATCGGACAGGCTGCATCAGAAAATAGAACCGGACGAGCGCTTGGTTCATTTTCACGTTTTGCCGCTGGAGGTCTAGCCATTCTCATCGCACTTCGATTTAATCAACATTTCCATCTAATCGCAGTAGTAATTGGATTAATGACAACTTATGTTGTTATTATGATAGAATTTCTTTTTTCTAAACTTAGAGACTAGCTTAAGGAAGAGAGGTGAATAAGTTGGATCACGAAAATCCATATGCGTTGGATGTCTTTGGGATACCATGGTTAGACTTTAATCTATCTACTATCCTAATGGTAACCATCGCCTCAATTATTGTGTTCATCTTAGGGGTTGCATCCTCCAGAAGTTTGCAGCGAAAACCAAGAGGAATGCAAAACTTCATGGAGTGGATCATTGATTTCGTAAAAGGAATCATTGGAAGCACCATGGATTGGAGAACAGGGAAATTGTTTTTACCTTTAGGGTTAACATTACTCACCTACATTTTTATCTCCAATATGCTAGGGGTCGTCACCATGGTCGTTGTTGATCATACGCTTTGGTGGAAATCCCCAACATCAGATGCAGGGATCACCTTAACGCTAGCCACTTTGGTTGTCGTTTTATCCCACTATTATGGTATTAAACTGAAAGGTATGAATGAGTACGGGAAAGATTTCTTACGCCCGATGCCTTTCTTATTTCCGCTAAAGATTATCGAGGAATTTGCGAATACGCTTACATTAGGCCTTCGTTTGTTCGGTAACATTTACGCGGGTGAAATTCTACTAGGGTTACTTGCAAGTTTAATGGCAAGCGGAGTAGGAGGCTTCTTAGGTGGAGCTATTCCAATGCTAGCTTGGCAAGGCTTTAGTACATTTGTGGGTGCCATCCAGGCGTTCATTTTCACTATGTTAACAATGGTGTATATGTCTCACAAAGTGAGCGAAGACCATTAAAAATTAAATAAATATTAATAATCTATTTTTTTCATATCTAAGAGGAGGAATTTAATCATGGGTTTATTAGCAGCTGCAATTGCAGTAGGTTTAGCGGCACTAGGTGCTGGTATTGGTAACGGTCTTATCGTGAGTCGTACAGTTGAAGGGATTGCGCGTCAACCAGAATTACGTAGTGCACTACAAACAACAATGTTCATCGGTGTTGCACTAGTTGAGGCAGTACCAATCATTGGCGTTGTTATCGCATTTATCGTAATGGGTCAATAAGCACGCTAGAATGTAAGATGGCGAAGGTCGTCCAATAGAATCTTCGCCATTCCTTATACCTTTTAAGAAAATGTTATACAGAAACCATAGAAAAACTTCGACAGTTGCCTATCAATGGCAATATGCCGGGTTTTTCTAATGTAAAGCCTGTTACAGATAAGTGTGAAAGGAGTGTAGGCTGTGCAATCATTAGCT
Above is a genomic segment from Pontibacillus yanchengensis containing:
- a CDS encoding AtpZ/AtpI family protein, translated to MAADQNPFKAMALTSGILSQLAGCTLVGIFFGRWLDNHFTTSPLFLILGLFAGLAAGTYGTIHLVRKYTGED
- a CDS encoding ATP synthase subunit I; the protein is MPEQFQTMMTRQRKWMLYLLALLVLGWGFLPYQHIFLGLILGALFSFFNLWLMHRKVNHIGQAASENRTGRALGSFSRFAAGGLAILIALRFNQHFHLIAVVIGLMTTYVVIMIEFLFSKLRD
- the atpB gene encoding F0F1 ATP synthase subunit A; translated protein: MDHENPYALDVFGIPWLDFNLSTILMVTIASIIVFILGVASSRSLQRKPRGMQNFMEWIIDFVKGIIGSTMDWRTGKLFLPLGLTLLTYIFISNMLGVVTMVVVDHTLWWKSPTSDAGITLTLATLVVVLSHYYGIKLKGMNEYGKDFLRPMPFLFPLKIIEEFANTLTLGLRLFGNIYAGEILLGLLASLMASGVGGFLGGAIPMLAWQGFSTFVGAIQAFIFTMLTMVYMSHKVSEDH
- the atpE gene encoding F0F1 ATP synthase subunit C, encoding MGLLAAAIAVGLAALGAGIGNGLIVSRTVEGIARQPELRSALQTTMFIGVALVEAVPIIGVVIAFIVMGQ